In one Cystobacter fuscus DSM 2262 genomic region, the following are encoded:
- a CDS encoding serine/threonine-protein kinase, whose translation MERLEPSQPEEQGARSGAESPERLDDVKGHLDSALDVLEQELERAQRAMRLGEEEPTRVVGPPEPLSAVRTEPEPLTRGTSVGRYLVLERLGAGGMGEVYAAFDPQLNRRVALKLLLPGGEEQNPGQARLRLMREAQSMARLSHPHVLPVYDIGEHGDRVFIALEHVEGSTLRQWLKQARRPWREVLRVLAQAGEGLAAAHAAGLVHRDFKPDNVLVGRDGRVLVYDFGLACEQGTGSPRAPVPVDLGALLGTEPPVPDTEAFACLNTREPLETPVTRAGLIMGTPGYMAPEQYRHEPLTGHADQFSFCATLHYALYGEHAFEGSGAAALARATLEGRLRPVPRDSDVPGWVRQVILRGLSPRPEERYASMEELLEVIQGEPRARRWRQVLAAVAMLFLGAVVAGAVGQWHQEQSVCQDVTSRMHDVWDAPRQEAVRQALLATGQPYAADAWTGVKGALDTYASGWVDQQRRACEATRLRGETSAERFAAHTACLERRRSEFKALTGLLAEADSAVVEHAVEAVRGLSELGPCESMDGVLAPSPRDTGRPAHLEGSHAQLARARALRLAGQYAAGLSAATTLASEARVQEDPALKAEALLELGRQQLFAGDAHQSERSLHEAACTAEEVGLDEVRAEALVTLTRLVAYDTARAQDAHDFYQQARALLVRTRRQGRLLAELESAHGLVYAAQGDPLAAESSQRKALAELEKASALESPEGAIVLRRLGLALAAQGRHAEALAENLRAHAAFLQTLGAEHPRVGTALVSIGGSLSALGRPTEALTALRQGVDTVARTLPPHHPFQATALDALGAALWRDGQGEEARRVLRRAVEASERARGPEHPDTAQPCTTLGRVLVDQGRPAEALTLFTRALRLRERALGPRHPELAAPLTGQGEALLRLGRASEALAPLERALVLRSTHTVPPEALAETRFALARALWDTHPDSARARLLAREAELTLERSGTEALRAQVQAWLAERSSDG comes from the coding sequence GTGGAGCGCCTCGAACCGTCACAGCCAGAAGAGCAGGGGGCCCGATCCGGAGCCGAGAGCCCCGAGCGACTGGATGACGTCAAAGGTCATCTCGACAGCGCACTGGACGTGCTGGAACAGGAGCTGGAGCGCGCCCAGCGGGCGATGCGACTGGGGGAGGAAGAGCCCACACGCGTGGTCGGCCCTCCCGAGCCCCTGTCCGCGGTGCGCACCGAGCCCGAGCCGCTCACCCGGGGCACCAGCGTGGGACGCTACCTGGTGCTGGAGCGCCTGGGCGCGGGGGGCATGGGCGAGGTGTACGCGGCGTTCGATCCCCAGCTCAACCGGCGCGTGGCGCTCAAGTTGCTCCTGCCCGGGGGCGAGGAACAGAACCCCGGCCAGGCCCGGCTGCGACTGATGCGCGAGGCGCAGTCCATGGCGCGCCTGTCCCACCCCCACGTACTGCCCGTCTACGACATCGGCGAGCACGGGGATCGCGTCTTCATCGCCCTGGAGCACGTGGAGGGCAGCACCCTGCGGCAGTGGCTCAAGCAAGCCAGACGGCCCTGGCGCGAGGTGCTGCGGGTGCTCGCCCAGGCCGGCGAGGGGCTCGCCGCCGCCCATGCCGCGGGGCTCGTCCACCGCGACTTCAAGCCGGACAACGTGCTGGTGGGCCGCGACGGACGAGTGCTCGTCTATGACTTCGGGCTCGCGTGCGAGCAGGGCACGGGCTCCCCCCGCGCCCCCGTGCCGGTGGACCTCGGCGCGCTGCTGGGCACCGAGCCCCCCGTGCCCGACACGGAGGCCTTCGCCTGTCTGAACACCCGCGAGCCCCTGGAGACGCCGGTGACGCGCGCCGGCCTCATCATGGGCACCCCGGGCTACATGGCCCCCGAGCAGTACCGCCACGAGCCGCTCACCGGCCACGCGGACCAATTCAGCTTCTGCGCCACGCTCCACTACGCCCTGTATGGGGAGCACGCCTTCGAGGGCAGCGGCGCCGCCGCGCTCGCGCGCGCCACGCTGGAGGGCCGCCTGCGTCCCGTGCCCCGGGACTCGGACGTGCCGGGCTGGGTGCGGCAGGTGATTCTGCGGGGGTTGAGCCCGCGGCCCGAGGAGCGCTACGCCTCCATGGAGGAGCTGCTCGAGGTAATCCAGGGCGAGCCGCGCGCGCGGCGCTGGCGCCAGGTGCTCGCCGCCGTGGCCATGCTCTTCCTCGGCGCGGTGGTGGCCGGAGCCGTGGGCCAGTGGCACCAGGAGCAGAGCGTCTGCCAGGACGTCACCAGCCGGATGCACGACGTGTGGGACGCGCCGCGCCAGGAGGCCGTGCGCCAGGCGCTGCTCGCCACCGGCCAGCCCTACGCGGCCGACGCGTGGACCGGCGTGAAGGGCGCGCTGGACACCTATGCCTCGGGCTGGGTGGACCAGCAGCGCCGGGCCTGTGAGGCCACGCGCCTGCGCGGCGAGACGTCCGCGGAGCGCTTCGCCGCGCACACCGCCTGCCTCGAGCGCCGGCGCTCCGAGTTCAAGGCCCTCACCGGGCTGCTCGCCGAGGCGGACAGCGCCGTGGTGGAGCACGCCGTGGAGGCCGTGCGCGGCCTGTCCGAGCTCGGCCCCTGCGAGTCGATGGACGGCGTCCTCGCGCCCTCGCCCCGGGACACGGGCCGGCCCGCCCACCTGGAGGGCAGCCATGCCCAGCTCGCGCGCGCCCGCGCGCTGCGCCTCGCCGGCCAGTACGCCGCCGGGCTCTCCGCGGCCACCACCCTCGCCAGTGAGGCCCGCGTCCAGGAGGACCCGGCCTTGAAGGCCGAGGCCCTGCTGGAGCTGGGACGGCAGCAGCTCTTCGCGGGAGATGCCCACCAGTCCGAGCGCTCCCTGCACGAGGCGGCCTGTACGGCGGAGGAGGTGGGCCTGGACGAGGTGCGCGCCGAGGCCCTGGTGACCCTCACCCGGCTCGTCGCCTACGACACCGCGCGCGCCCAGGATGCGCATGACTTCTACCAGCAGGCGCGCGCCCTGCTCGTGCGCACCCGGCGCCAGGGCCGGCTGCTCGCGGAGCTCGAGAGTGCCCACGGGCTCGTGTACGCCGCCCAGGGGGATCCGCTCGCCGCCGAGTCCTCCCAGCGCAAGGCCCTCGCCGAGCTGGAGAAGGCCTCCGCCCTGGAGAGCCCCGAGGGCGCCATCGTGCTGCGCCGGCTGGGCCTGGCGCTCGCGGCCCAGGGGCGTCACGCGGAGGCGCTCGCGGAGAACCTGCGCGCGCACGCGGCCTTCCTCCAGACGCTCGGCGCGGAGCACCCGCGCGTGGGCACCGCCCTGGTGAGCATCGGTGGCTCCTTGAGCGCCCTGGGCCGCCCCACCGAGGCGCTCACCGCGCTGAGGCAGGGCGTGGACACCGTGGCGCGCACCCTGCCCCCCCACCACCCCTTCCAGGCGACGGCGCTGGACGCGCTGGGCGCGGCCCTGTGGCGCGACGGGCAGGGCGAGGAGGCGCGGCGGGTGCTGCGCCGGGCGGTGGAGGCATCGGAGCGGGCACGGGGGCCCGAGCACCCCGACACCGCCCAGCCCTGCACCACCCTGGGACGGGTGCTCGTGGACCAGGGACGCCCCGCCGAGGCCCTGACGCTCTTCACCCGCGCCCTGCGCCTGCGTGAGCGCGCCCTGGGCCCGCGGCATCCGGAGCTGGCCGCGCCCCTCACCGGCCAGGGCGAGGCGTTGTTGCGGCTCGGCCGCGCCTCCGAGGCCCTCGCGCCCCTCGAGCGCGCTCTCGTGCTGCGCTCCACCCACACCGTGCCCCCCGAGGCCCTCGCCGAGACCCGCTTCGCCCTCGCCCGCGCCCTGTGGGACACCCACCCGGACTCGGCCCGCGCCCGCCTGCTGGCCCGCGAGGCCGAGCTCACCCTGGAGCGCTCGGGCACCGAGGCCCTGCGCGCCCAGGTCCAGGCGTGGCTGGCCGAGCGCTCCTCCGACGGGTAG
- a CDS encoding M20/M25/M40 family metallo-hydrolase: protein MPAALPLSAALLCLLSAPPKAPAKAAQAPSGPSPQVAEQLIGAALTDGHAYARLAELADGIGPRLSGSEGADAAVRWAKRSFEADGVKVWLEPVKVPHWVRGEGSARVLGSDTRREQKLAVLALGGSVATPPEGLTAEVVEVRSLEEVAALGDKVKGKVVFFNHSMAETKDYGPAAGLRTRGASVAAKAGAVGMLIRSLATASLRTPHTGALRYDEGVPAIPAAAVSVEDGELLHRLLASGPVKVELKLTCQTLPDADSFNVVAEVKGREKPREVVLLGAHLDSWDVGTGAHDDGAGVTMVMETARLLARLKPAPRRTVRVVLFMNEENGLRGGRAYAEAHAAELGEHVAALEMDSGGGKPLGVVLRSGPGGDALVKPWLRPLEVLGAGVLLPGEAGGADISPLVPARVPFVGVRVDASRYFDVHHSEADTLDKVDPKDLAHSTAALAWVSYVLAEVPGVLPRPEAPATPHP, encoded by the coding sequence GTGCCCGCAGCCCTGCCGCTCTCCGCCGCCCTGCTCTGTCTTCTCTCCGCGCCGCCCAAGGCCCCCGCCAAGGCGGCCCAAGCGCCCTCGGGTCCCTCCCCCCAGGTGGCCGAGCAGCTCATTGGCGCGGCGCTCACCGACGGCCATGCCTATGCGCGCCTCGCCGAGCTCGCCGACGGCATCGGCCCGCGGCTGTCCGGCTCGGAGGGCGCGGACGCCGCGGTGCGTTGGGCGAAGCGGAGCTTCGAGGCGGACGGGGTGAAGGTGTGGCTGGAGCCCGTGAAGGTTCCCCACTGGGTGCGCGGCGAGGGCTCCGCGCGCGTGCTCGGCTCGGACACCCGGCGCGAGCAGAAGCTCGCCGTGTTGGCGCTCGGCGGCAGCGTGGCCACTCCCCCCGAGGGCCTCACCGCCGAGGTCGTCGAGGTGCGCTCGCTCGAGGAGGTGGCCGCGCTCGGGGACAAGGTGAAGGGAAAGGTGGTCTTCTTCAACCACTCCATGGCGGAGACGAAGGACTATGGCCCCGCGGCCGGGCTGCGCACCCGGGGCGCGTCGGTGGCGGCGAAGGCGGGGGCGGTGGGCATGCTCATCCGCTCGCTGGCCACCGCGTCGCTGCGCACGCCGCACACGGGCGCGCTGCGCTACGACGAGGGCGTGCCGGCCATTCCCGCCGCGGCGGTGTCGGTGGAGGACGGGGAGCTGTTGCACCGCCTGTTGGCCTCGGGCCCGGTGAAGGTGGAGCTGAAGCTCACGTGCCAGACGCTGCCGGACGCGGACTCCTTCAACGTGGTGGCCGAGGTGAAGGGCCGCGAGAAGCCGCGCGAGGTGGTGCTGCTCGGCGCGCACCTGGACTCGTGGGACGTGGGCACGGGCGCGCACGATGACGGGGCCGGCGTGACGATGGTGATGGAGACGGCGCGGCTGCTCGCCCGGCTCAAGCCCGCGCCCCGGCGCACGGTGCGCGTGGTGCTCTTCATGAACGAGGAGAACGGGCTGCGTGGAGGCCGGGCCTACGCCGAGGCGCACGCGGCGGAGCTGGGCGAGCACGTGGCCGCGCTGGAGATGGACTCGGGGGGAGGCAAGCCCCTGGGCGTGGTGCTGCGCTCGGGCCCCGGCGGCGACGCGCTGGTGAAGCCCTGGCTGCGTCCGCTCGAGGTGCTGGGCGCGGGCGTGCTCCTGCCGGGCGAGGCGGGGGGCGCGGACATCTCGCCCCTCGTGCCGGCGCGGGTGCCCTTCGTGGGGGTGCGGGTGGACGCCAGCCGCTACTTCGACGTGCACCACTCGGAGGCGGACACGCTGGACAAGGTGGACCCGAAGGACCTGGCGCACAGCACGGCGGCGCTCGCGTGGGTGAGCTACGTGCTGGCCGAGGTCCCCGGCGTGCTGCCCCGTCCCGAGGCCCCCGCGACTCCCCACCCATGA
- a CDS encoding acyltransferase family protein has translation MPPSTDIALQVFLPHQVFLPHQVFLRTRSFKALDGLRALAILAVVFYHVSDWREGFVGRFYLSVSLFFAISGFLITTLLLRERDATGSIALTKFYARRSLRIFPLYYAVCALYIVLVAGFEQDVLVRATFFDNVRYYLTYTSNWFIPLGEGRIVFFFAWSMATEEQFYLLWPCVVRHFKRRGGPVVFMVGLLLLGLLADWGVRSGVLDTRWLWVRMLDSISISICMGCLAAYLTHFPRSFEWTWKVLGQSWSVPVLVVLAAAAVRYQETPLWVSSLLFTALVVAMCIRPRHVLAPLVDHPVLGYVGSITYGVYLMHMLSLHLVRRLVPQHLVPYPLVLHFVLTLAVSIGLATLSYRYFETPFLRLKNRFDWRGEASPCPQARSPVVPSGVGAPVSPG, from the coding sequence ATGCCCCCCTCCACAGACATCGCCCTTCAGGTCTTCCTGCCCCACCAGGTCTTCCTGCCCCACCAGGTCTTCCTGCGCACCCGGTCCTTCAAGGCCCTGGATGGGCTGAGAGCACTGGCCATCCTCGCCGTGGTCTTCTACCACGTGTCCGACTGGCGAGAGGGCTTCGTGGGCCGCTTCTATTTGAGCGTCTCGCTCTTCTTCGCCATCAGCGGCTTCCTCATCACCACGCTGCTGCTGCGCGAGCGCGACGCCACCGGAAGCATCGCGCTCACGAAGTTCTACGCCCGGCGCTCGCTGCGCATCTTTCCGCTCTACTACGCCGTGTGCGCGCTCTACATCGTGCTCGTGGCCGGATTCGAGCAGGACGTGCTGGTGCGCGCCACGTTCTTCGACAACGTGCGCTACTACCTCACGTACACGTCGAACTGGTTCATCCCGCTGGGCGAGGGCCGCATCGTCTTCTTCTTCGCCTGGAGCATGGCCACCGAGGAGCAGTTCTACCTGTTGTGGCCGTGCGTGGTGCGCCACTTCAAGCGCCGCGGCGGCCCGGTGGTCTTCATGGTGGGCCTGCTGCTCTTGGGGTTGCTCGCCGACTGGGGCGTGCGCTCCGGCGTGCTCGACACCCGCTGGCTGTGGGTGCGCATGCTCGACAGCATCTCCATCTCCATCTGCATGGGGTGCCTGGCGGCGTACCTGACGCACTTCCCGCGCTCCTTCGAGTGGACGTGGAAGGTGCTCGGCCAGTCGTGGAGCGTCCCGGTGCTCGTCGTGCTGGCGGCCGCCGCGGTGCGCTACCAGGAGACGCCGCTTTGGGTGTCCTCGCTGCTGTTCACCGCCCTGGTGGTGGCCATGTGCATCCGGCCCCGCCACGTGCTGGCGCCGCTCGTGGATCACCCGGTCCTTGGCTACGTGGGCTCCATCACCTACGGCGTCTATTTGATGCACATGCTCTCGCTGCACCTCGTGCGCCGCCTGGTGCCGCAGCACCTGGTGCCCTACCCGCTGGTGCTGCACTTCGTGCTGACGCTGGCCGTGAGCATCGGCCTGGCCACGTTGAGCTACCGCTATTTCGAGACGCCTTTTTTGAGGCTCAAGAATCGCTTCGACTGGCGCGGCGAGGCGTCCCCTTGTCCGCAAGCCCGGTCCCCGGTGGTGCCATCCGGGGTGGGTGCTCCGGTGAGCCCGGGGTAG
- a CDS encoding amidohydrolase family protein: MIRTRLSCLALLLTSALPLSVRAQAPASAPAPAPVPVPLPLPFPGKPDAPRWDVNAPGFPEHTVQLDVTEGTWMSVDVSPKGDELVFDLLGDIYALPIAGGEARALTSGAAWDMQPRYSPDGQFIAFTSDRGGGDNLVVMKRDGSEPTGVTQESFRLLNSPAWSPDGQFLIARKHYTARRSLGAGEIWMYHRSGGEGVQLTERPNEQKDVGEPAFSPDGKYIYYSQDITPGPVFEYNKDPSGEIYVIQRLNLDTRETERFVSGPGGSIRPTPSPDGKSLAFIRRVRGKSVLYVADVVSGAERPLFDGLDRDMQETWAIHGVYPAMAWTPDNRSLVFWAGGGLRRVDVATKKVTPIPFHVKGTRTVYEALRFAQQVAPDTFPVKMLRWVQVSPKGDKVVYQALGHLYVRDLPNGTPRRLTKQTEHAELYPSFSRDGRSIVYTTWDDEKFGSIRVVPVTGGEGRVVSSGPGHYAEPALSPDGKTLVYRALGGGYLRSGLYSRERGLFVMPLAGGTPRRLEEDGEQPHFGAGSERVFFLEVSQREKDDERALKSIRLDGTEPRTHLTSDEATEYRVSPDEKWVAFRENFNAFLMPLPRGPKAAVASPETKALPVSRVSRDAGEWLHWSGDGKRLHWALGPELYTRELKDSFRFLAGAPQTLPEPADKGLNIAFQAKTDAPQGTVALVGGRVITLKGDEVIEDGVVVVKGNRLVAVGPRSQVTVPAGARVVDVKGKTLIPGLVDVHWHGSMEDDGILPEQNWKLLSSLAFGVTTIHDPSNDTGAIFATSELVRSGGMVGPHVFSTGTILYGASGAFRAPIDTLEDARSHLRRMKAVGAFSVKSYNQPRRDQRQKVLQAARELGMMVVPEGGSLFHHNMSMVVDGHTGIEHSLPVAQAYEDVRQLWSGTQVGYTPTLIVAYGSIMGENYWYAKTKVWEDERLLSFVPRRMVDARSRRRVDAPDEDYGHVHTAEVAKALNDRGVSVQLGAHGQREGLGAHWELWMFAQGGMTPLQVLRAATLSGARYLGLDKDIGSLEPGKLADLVVLDANPLEDLRQSTSIRYTMVGGRLYDAKTLDEVGASRKREPLYFHREGQGAWGPSSSWGTHQD; encoded by the coding sequence GTGATTCGAACCCGTCTGTCCTGCCTCGCGCTGCTGCTCACGAGCGCGTTGCCTCTGTCCGTTCGCGCGCAAGCGCCGGCGTCCGCCCCCGCCCCCGCCCCCGTCCCCGTCCCCCTTCCCCTGCCGTTTCCGGGCAAGCCCGACGCGCCCCGCTGGGACGTGAATGCCCCGGGCTTCCCCGAGCACACGGTGCAGCTCGACGTCACCGAGGGCACGTGGATGAGCGTGGACGTGAGCCCGAAGGGAGACGAGCTCGTCTTCGACCTGCTGGGAGACATCTACGCGCTGCCCATCGCGGGGGGCGAGGCCCGGGCGCTCACGAGCGGAGCCGCCTGGGACATGCAGCCGCGCTACAGCCCGGACGGGCAGTTCATCGCCTTCACGAGCGACCGGGGCGGCGGGGACAACCTCGTCGTGATGAAGCGCGACGGGAGCGAGCCCACGGGGGTGACGCAGGAGTCCTTCCGTCTGCTCAACAGCCCCGCGTGGTCGCCAGACGGCCAGTTCCTCATCGCGCGCAAGCACTACACGGCGCGGCGCTCGCTGGGCGCGGGGGAAATCTGGATGTACCACCGCTCGGGGGGAGAGGGCGTGCAGCTCACCGAGCGTCCCAATGAGCAGAAGGACGTGGGCGAGCCCGCGTTCTCCCCGGACGGCAAGTACATCTACTACAGCCAGGACATCACCCCGGGCCCGGTGTTCGAGTACAACAAGGACCCGAGCGGCGAAATCTATGTCATCCAGCGGCTGAACCTGGACACGCGCGAGACGGAGCGCTTCGTGTCGGGGCCGGGAGGCTCCATCCGGCCCACGCCGTCGCCGGATGGCAAGTCCTTGGCCTTCATCCGCCGGGTGCGGGGCAAGAGCGTGCTGTACGTGGCGGACGTGGTGAGCGGCGCCGAGCGTCCCCTGTTCGACGGGCTCGACCGGGACATGCAGGAGACGTGGGCCATTCACGGCGTCTACCCGGCGATGGCGTGGACGCCGGACAACCGCTCGCTGGTGTTCTGGGCGGGCGGCGGGCTGCGGCGCGTCGACGTGGCGACGAAGAAGGTGACGCCCATTCCCTTCCACGTGAAGGGCACGCGCACCGTCTACGAGGCGCTGCGCTTTGCCCAGCAGGTGGCGCCCGACACCTTCCCGGTGAAGATGTTGCGCTGGGTGCAGGTGTCGCCCAAGGGCGACAAGGTGGTGTACCAGGCGCTGGGCCACCTGTACGTGAGGGACCTGCCCAATGGCACGCCTCGGCGGCTCACGAAGCAGACGGAGCACGCGGAGCTCTACCCGTCGTTCTCCCGCGACGGCCGGAGCATCGTCTACACGACGTGGGACGACGAGAAGTTCGGCTCCATCCGGGTGGTGCCGGTGACGGGCGGCGAGGGGCGGGTGGTGTCCTCGGGACCGGGGCACTACGCGGAGCCCGCGCTGTCGCCGGATGGCAAGACGCTCGTCTACCGCGCGCTGGGCGGAGGCTATCTGCGCAGCGGCCTGTACAGCCGGGAGCGGGGCTTGTTCGTGATGCCGCTGGCCGGGGGGACGCCGCGCCGGCTGGAGGAGGACGGCGAGCAGCCGCACTTCGGGGCGGGCTCGGAGCGGGTGTTCTTCCTGGAGGTGTCGCAGCGCGAGAAGGACGACGAGCGCGCGCTCAAGAGCATCCGCCTGGATGGCACCGAGCCGCGCACGCACCTGACGAGCGACGAGGCGACGGAGTACCGCGTGTCGCCGGACGAGAAGTGGGTGGCCTTCCGGGAGAACTTCAACGCGTTCCTCATGCCGCTGCCGCGCGGGCCGAAGGCCGCGGTGGCGAGCCCCGAGACGAAGGCGCTGCCGGTGAGCCGCGTGTCGCGCGACGCGGGCGAGTGGCTGCACTGGTCCGGAGACGGCAAGCGGTTGCACTGGGCGCTCGGGCCCGAGCTGTACACGCGTGAGCTCAAGGACAGCTTCCGCTTCCTGGCGGGCGCGCCCCAGACGCTGCCGGAGCCCGCGGACAAGGGGCTCAATATCGCCTTCCAGGCGAAGACGGACGCGCCCCAGGGCACGGTGGCGCTGGTGGGGGGCCGCGTCATCACCCTCAAGGGGGACGAGGTCATCGAGGACGGCGTGGTGGTGGTGAAGGGCAACCGGCTGGTGGCGGTGGGTCCCCGGAGCCAGGTGACGGTGCCCGCGGGCGCCCGCGTGGTGGACGTGAAGGGCAAGACGCTCATCCCGGGCCTGGTGGACGTGCACTGGCACGGCTCCATGGAGGACGACGGCATCCTGCCGGAGCAGAACTGGAAGCTGTTGTCCTCGCTCGCCTTCGGGGTGACGACGATCCACGATCCATCCAACGACACGGGCGCCATCTTCGCCACGAGCGAGCTGGTGCGCTCGGGCGGCATGGTGGGGCCGCACGTGTTCTCCACGGGCACCATCCTCTACGGCGCCTCGGGAGCGTTCCGCGCGCCCATCGACACGCTGGAGGACGCGCGCAGCCACCTGCGGCGCATGAAGGCGGTGGGGGCCTTCAGCGTGAAGAGCTACAACCAGCCGCGGAGAGATCAGCGGCAGAAGGTGCTCCAGGCGGCGCGCGAGCTCGGGATGATGGTGGTGCCCGAGGGCGGCTCGCTCTTCCACCACAACATGAGCATGGTGGTGGATGGGCACACGGGCATCGAGCACTCGCTGCCGGTGGCCCAGGCCTACGAGGACGTGCGCCAGCTCTGGTCGGGCACGCAGGTGGGTTACACCCCCACGCTCATCGTGGCCTACGGCAGCATCATGGGGGAGAACTACTGGTACGCGAAGACGAAGGTGTGGGAGGACGAGCGGCTGCTCTCGTTCGTGCCCCGGCGCATGGTGGACGCGCGCAGCCGGCGGCGGGTGGACGCGCCCGACGAGGACTACGGCCACGTCCACACGGCCGAGGTGGCCAAGGCGCTCAATGACCGGGGCGTGAGCGTGCAGCTCGGCGCGCACGGCCAGCGCGAGGGCCTGGGCGCGCACTGGGAGCTGTGGATGTTCGCCCAGGGCGGCATGACGCCCCTGCAGGTGCTCCGGGCGGCGACGCTCTCGGGCGCGCGCTACCTCGGGCTGGACAAGGACATCGGCTCACTGGAGCCCGGCAAGCTCGCGGACCTGGTGGTGCTGGATGCCAATCCCCTGGAGGATCTGCGCCAGAGCACGTCCATCCGCTACACCATGGTGGGCGGACGGCTCTATGACGCGAAGACGCTCGACGAGGTGGGTGCCTCGCGCAAGCGCGAGCCCCTCTACTTCCATCGCGAGGGGCAGGGCGCCTGGGGTCCATCCTCGTCCTGGGGCACCCACCAGGACTGA
- a CDS encoding SGNH/GDSL hydrolase family protein: MNRFHGAVLLAALVLVSCEPFEPWNDYSAKDPKLQFIGRMQPIDDTGPRYAYPGTTVRLRCDCTGVDVAFKDEGSGDDKHTNFVNVIVDGKQTAVLKLPQSDDGELIKGVRDLKSGEHTIEFVKRTGPYAGTIQFRGISVQGTLLDPPPFPERRIEIIGETVSCGYGNEVRIMAPTYTEPNTGYHSKNEDNSKAYGTLLGHRFDAQVVTTCMSNRGVQRNPDGSTEDTFPKRYKRILPDDDSEETVWDTREYIPDVIILNLGVSDFTARDANKQPIDPNPDLFKAAYTNFVQELRKTYPSAKIICTVGPTMNDNYPAGRNYWTRIQQYVEEMVWELDEPDVVFYMAHQPIKSDPYGEDWHPTAQEHQRLAEELGTFIETQVNPVW, from the coding sequence ATGAACCGCTTTCATGGGGCCGTGCTGCTCGCGGCGCTCGTCCTGGTGAGTTGCGAGCCGTTCGAGCCGTGGAACGACTACAGCGCGAAGGATCCGAAGCTGCAATTCATCGGGCGCATGCAGCCCATCGATGACACTGGCCCCCGGTATGCCTACCCCGGCACGACCGTGCGCTTGCGCTGCGATTGCACCGGCGTGGACGTGGCCTTCAAGGACGAGGGCTCGGGCGACGACAAGCACACCAACTTCGTCAATGTCATCGTCGATGGCAAGCAGACCGCCGTGCTCAAGCTCCCGCAGTCGGACGATGGCGAGTTGATCAAGGGCGTCCGCGACCTGAAATCGGGCGAGCACACCATCGAGTTCGTCAAGCGCACCGGGCCCTACGCGGGCACCATCCAGTTCCGGGGCATCAGCGTGCAGGGCACCCTGCTGGATCCCCCCCCCTTCCCCGAGCGGCGCATCGAAATCATTGGCGAGACCGTCTCCTGTGGCTACGGCAACGAGGTGCGCATCATGGCACCCACCTACACCGAGCCCAACACCGGCTACCACTCCAAGAACGAGGACAACTCCAAGGCCTATGGAACGCTCCTCGGCCACCGGTTCGATGCCCAGGTGGTCACCACGTGCATGTCCAACCGAGGCGTGCAGCGCAATCCCGACGGCTCCACCGAGGACACCTTCCCCAAGCGCTACAAGCGCATCCTTCCCGACGACGACAGCGAGGAGACCGTCTGGGACACCCGCGAATACATCCCCGACGTCATCATCCTCAACCTGGGCGTCAGCGACTTCACCGCGCGCGATGCGAACAAGCAACCCATCGACCCGAACCCCGACCTCTTCAAGGCGGCCTACACGAACTTCGTCCAGGAGCTGCGCAAGACCTACCCCTCCGCGAAGATCATCTGCACCGTCGGCCCGACGATGAATGACAACTACCCCGCGGGCCGCAACTACTGGACGCGCATCCAGCAGTACGTGGAGGAGATGGTCTGGGAGCTCGATGAGCCCGACGTCGTCTTCTACATGGCCCATCAGCCCATCAAGAGCGACCCCTACGGCGAGGACTGGCACCCCACCGCGCAGGAGCACCAGCGCCTGGCCGAGGAGCTGGGCACCTTCATCGAGACCCAGGTCAACCCCGTGTGGTGA
- a CDS encoding WecB/TagA/CpsF family glycosyltransferase encodes MARQAGRRAARARDFMALMDRLRIIEDEAAEQALLEELKRVERPLILSFVNAHAVNLGWEQPGMLEGLLRSDVLLRDGIGVKLGLRAFHRRYGLNMNGTDFIPRIARAYAGRSVALFGTRSPWLDNARRTLEEWGLKVVACHEGFDPPETYLRLAAESRPDLILMAMGMPKQEEISVKLREALSHPVLIVNGGAVLDYIGGKVPRAPLVMRQTGMEWLFRLAVEPRRLFRRYVVGIPVYFTHVAEVRLSSLRK; translated from the coding sequence ATGGCGAGACAGGCGGGTCGTCGGGCCGCGCGGGCGCGGGACTTCATGGCGTTGATGGACCGGCTGCGCATCATCGAGGACGAGGCGGCGGAACAGGCGTTGCTCGAGGAGCTCAAGCGCGTCGAGCGTCCCCTCATCCTCTCCTTCGTCAACGCGCACGCGGTGAACCTGGGGTGGGAGCAGCCGGGCATGTTGGAGGGGCTGCTGCGCTCGGACGTGCTGCTGCGCGATGGCATCGGGGTGAAGCTGGGCCTGCGGGCCTTCCACCGGCGCTACGGGCTGAACATGAATGGCACGGACTTCATCCCGCGCATCGCCCGGGCGTACGCGGGGCGGAGCGTGGCGCTGTTCGGCACGCGCTCGCCGTGGTTGGACAACGCGCGGCGCACGCTGGAGGAGTGGGGCCTGAAGGTGGTGGCCTGCCACGAGGGGTTTGATCCGCCGGAGACCTACTTGCGGCTCGCCGCCGAGTCCAGGCCGGACCTCATCCTCATGGCCATGGGTATGCCCAAGCAGGAGGAGATCTCCGTGAAGCTGCGCGAGGCCCTGTCGCACCCGGTGCTCATCGTCAACGGGGGCGCGGTGCTGGACTACATCGGGGGCAAGGTGCCGCGGGCGCCGCTGGTGATGCGCCAGACGGGCATGGAGTGGCTCTTCCGTCTGGCAGTGGAACCCCGGCGGTTGTTCCGCCGTTACGTGGTGGGCATTCCCGTCTATTTCACCCACGTGGCCGAGGTTCGCCTGTCATCGCTCCGCAAGTGA